In Lachnospiraceae bacterium, the DNA window TTTGATGAAGTTCTCCCTTCTATACGCAAGCATGGTGCGTACATGAGCGATTCCATTTTGGATCAGGTGATTCAGCATCCGGAGGCTATCTACACTCTGGCGCAGAAGCTTGTAGCCGAGAGAGAGCAACTTGAGGGTATCCGCAAACAGCTGGATGCGGCGCAGCCCAAGGCAGACTACTTCGATACCTTTGTGAATTCGGAGGATTGCACCTGCATCCGGAATTTCTGTAAGGAAATTGGAATCCCGGAGAAGACGGCAGTGGCTCTCTTACTGGATCATCGCTATTTGTACCGCAGTCCAAGCGGCTGGCTGATGCCTTTTGCAGACAAATCTGCAAGGGGCTATTTTATTGTCCGGGATTGCTACGGCAGAAGCGGAAAACTGGTGCAGCAGACGAGAGTGACCTGCAAGGGAAAGAATCATCTCTTCAAGTTGTTTAAGAAATGGGGTGTGATCGAATGACGCTTTTTACAGAGGGACGCCTTCAGGCGTTTGAACGCATGATGCAGGATACCGGTAAATACCATCGTCGGGAGGACAGCGAAGATCGTCTGCGCAAATGTCCGAAGAAGAAAGCGGAGCCTGCGAAAAAGGATGGTGAGCACCATGCCGGTATTCAGGGTTGAGAAGAACAGCAATTACACAACGATGTGCAATTACCACCTGCGGGATCAGGGTCTCAGCCTGAAAGGAAAAGGACTTCTCTCTATGCTGCTCAGTTTGCCGGACACATGGAACTATTCGGTACGGGGATTGTCTTCGATTACACCGGACGGCGTAGATGGAGTGCTTACGGCTCTGAAAGAGCTGGAGCGTCTTGGGTATCTGGAAAGGAACCAGCAGCGTGAGAGCAACGGTCGGATGGGAAGAGCAGAGTATGTGATTTATGAGATGCCGAGGAAAAAGCCGTGTTCGGAATCACTGTGTACGGAAAAACCGTATACGGTAAATCCGGATACGGACACACCGGTTACGGAAAATCCCGCGCAATTAAGTACTAATAGAACAAGTACTGAAACAATCAATAAAAGAGAGAAGAAGGAAATTCAGCACCGATATGGCTCATACGAAAATGTTCTTCTCTCTGACACAGAATACGGCAAGCTCCGGCAGGAGTTCCCAGGAGATTATCAGATGCGGGTTGAACGGCTCTCTGAGTATATGGCCTCCACCGGCAGAAGCTACAAAAATCACCTTGCCACAATCCGGAGCTGGGCAAAGAGAGAAAAGCCGAAGTATAACCCGGCAGACTACACATTTGAGGAAGGAGACAGCCTATGAGCGACATGGTGCCTGAAGTTTTGAATGCGGCGTTGGATT includes these proteins:
- a CDS encoding phage antirepressor KilAC domain-containing protein — protein: MTDFNQKTHDTDVGSHGGQSRQMMEVFENQEFGSIRLLQEAGKTFFCASDVAKALGYVNPYAAVKRHCRGPLTKREGVVQKVNQYGDAGEQVVEISFITEGDVYRLIVHSKLPSAERFEHWVFDEVLPSIRKHGAYMSDSILDQVIQHPEAIYTLAQKLVAEREQLEGIRKQLDAAQPKADYFDTFVNSEDCTCIRNFCKEIGIPEKTAVALLLDHRYLYRSPSGWLMPFADKSARGYFIVRDCYGRSGKLVQQTRVTCKGKNHLFKLFKKWGVIE
- a CDS encoding helix-turn-helix domain-containing protein; this encodes MPVFRVEKNSNYTTMCNYHLRDQGLSLKGKGLLSMLLSLPDTWNYSVRGLSSITPDGVDGVLTALKELERLGYLERNQQRESNGRMGRAEYVIYEMPRKKPCSESLCTEKPYTVNPDTDTPVTENPAQLSTNRTSTETINKREKKEIQHRYGSYENVLLSDTEYGKLRQEFPGDYQMRVERLSEYMASTGRSYKNHLATIRSWAKREKPKYNPADYTFEEGDSL